A window of Bacteroidia bacterium genomic DNA:
AGTAGAGTCTTCTGTATTCGTTTTCAAATCGTTCTCTTGCAAACATATTGTATTGAGGTTGCTCCATGGTTGGGCCAACTAAATGGTTTTGACGGGCAAATAAATGGGCCTCTGTAATTTGTTGGGCGCTCCACTCCGATGTTCCCCAATACAGAATTTTTCCTTGCATAACCAATTGATGCATAGCCCAAACCGTCTCTTCGATCGGAGTTGTTTTATCAGGACGATGACAAAAATATAGGTCCAAATAATCCACTTGCAACCTTTTTAAAGCAGCATGACAGGCTTCATAAATATGTTTTCGGCTCAATCCCCATTGGTTAGGCTTCTTGGTCTCAGGTTCAACCGAACCAAAAAATACCTTACTTGAAACTATAAAAGAATCCCGGGTCCAACCCGACTTATGCAAAATATTACCCATTACCACCTCACTTTTACCTGCCGCGTAACCTTCCGCATTGTCAAAAAAATTAACTCCGGCATCATAAGCCTGATGCATCAATTGTTCAGCAATTTCATCTCCAATCTGGTTGCCAAAAGTAACCCAGGAGCCAAAAGATAAACGGCTCACCTGTAAGCCTG
This region includes:
- a CDS encoding aldo/keto reductase, coding for MKYNNLGKSGLQVSRLSFGSWVTFGNQIGDEIAEQLMHQAYDAGVNFFDNAEGYAAGKSEVVMGNILHKSGWTRDSFIVSSKVFFGSVEPETKKPNQWGLSRKHIYEACHAALKRLQVDYLDLYFCHRPDKTTPIEETVWAMHQLVMQGKILYWGTSEWSAQQITEAHLFARQNHLVGPTMEQPQYNMFARERFENEYRRLYSEFGMGTTTWSPLASGFLTEKYFNGVPGNTRTELPELAWLKNNLTSEEGQRKIEKAKQIKLIADDLGVSLPKLAIAWVLKNPHVSTVILGASKSPQLAETLQALEVVDQLTPEVME